The DNA segment AGAGACACTTAGACTCCTCTAATGGGTGCCAAGAGCAATTCTTTTGACCTTCTCAAAAGTTTTATTACCATAGTTTAGTTTCAGTCTGTAATCCAAACTATTAGAAGTGATAATACCTTTGAATTGGGGTCCAGTACTTCAGGAACTAACTATTTCTCCGATAACAGAATTATTCATCAGACTTCATGTCCAtacactccacaacaaaatggagtggtcGAGAGAAAACATAGAAATTTGCTTGAAACAGCTAGGGCTCTTCTTTTTCAATCTCACCTCCCTATTCAATTCTGGGGAGACTGTATTCTTACTGCCACATACTTAGTCGATAGGTTTCCTTCTGCCTTACTTCTTGGGAAAAGTCCTTATGAACTGTCGTTTGGGACTGTACCTGCATACTCTCATCTTAGAGCTTTTGGGTGTCTCTGTTATTCTACTGATACTAAACCCCATAAGAACAAATTTCATCCTAGACCTATTCCATGTGTttttataggatatccttttgcTAAGAAGGAATATAAACTATATATTCTCTCTAGCAAAACAGTTTTCATCTCTAGGAAAGTTACTTTAAAAGAACACATTTTCCCCTTCCTTAGTTCATCTGCTGGCTTACCCACTTTTtcctctcctctcctctctcttCAGACACTTTTGACCCTTATCCTTCCTCctctcattcttcttcttcttcttcttcttcttcttcttcttcttcttcttcttcttcttcttcttcttcttcttcttcttcttcttcttcttctcctccttcccATACTTCTTCCTCCCCTGTTATTTCTCCTCCTTCTTATTCTGATTTTCCTTCACATTCTTTCAATCCTCCTACTTCTGATCTTCCTCTGAGAAGATCTTCTAGACCCCATAATCCCCCTACTTATCTTAAAGATTTTGTCTGCCATTCTTCTTCTCTAATACCTCCATCCAGTCATGATGCTCCCTCTATTACTCAACTTCATATTCCTGAGCCTCACTCCTACTCCTAGGCAGCAACTGTCCCTGCGTTGCAGGATGCTATGAGGAAGGAATTTGAGCCCTTGGAGATTAAGAAAACTTGAGAAATTGTTCAGCTGCCCCATGGCAAAAAGCCTATTGACTGCAAATAGGTTTACAAGGTAAAGTATAAAGCTGATGGGAATATAGAAAGTTATATAGCTAGATTAGTTGTAAAGGGTGATACTTATGTGGAGGGTGTCGACTTCCATGAGACTTTCTCCGCTATTGTCAAAATGTCTACTGTTAAGACCTAATTGTTGTGGCTATCAAGCAAGGTTGGCCTATGTTCCAACTTGATGTCAACAATGCATTCTTGCATGGTGATCTTGATGAGGAAGTTTTTATGAAACTCCCTCCTGGTCTCTCTATtgggttttcttcttcctatgcTCCTTTAgtttgcaagcttcaaaagcctTTATATGGGCTGAGGCAAGCTTCCAGGCAGTGGTATGCTAAGTTATCTCAAGCCTTACATTCTAGGGTTTATGTACATTTACTCAATGATTACTCTTTGTTCACCAAGGGTTTTGGCAACTTTATGGTTATTCTAGTTGTATATGTGAATGATATTATATTGACTGGCACTGGTGATTCTGAAATTTCTTCTCTCATGACCTTTTTGGATCTTCAATTTAAAATTAAAGATCTTGGCTCTTTTAATTGCTTTCTTAGGATTAAAGTTCTTCATACATCTTCTAGGGTTCTTCTGCATCAGACAAAGTTTATTCATGACCTTTTAGCTACTTTTTATTCTTCCGATTGTTCTGCTGTAACCTGTCCTCTTTAGTTAAATGTGAAGTTGAAGGCTAAAGAAGGGGATCCTCTCCCTAATCCTGAAGATTATAGAAGCCTCATTGGTAAGCTCAATTTCCTCACTCACACCAGGCCTGACGTCAGGTTTGTTGTGCAACATCTTAGTCAGTTCATGATGCAGCCTGCCTTCCTCACATGAAGGCAGCCTTGCACCTATTGAGGTATCTCAGAGGCACTTCTGATCTTGGCCTCATCTTCTCGAACTTTCCTGATCTATCCTTGCAGGCTTATTGTGACAGTAATTGGGGCTCCTGCCCTGATAGCAGGAGATCTGTTTCTGGTTTCTGCTTATTCCTTGGTGGCAGTCTCATTGGGTGAAAATCCAAGAAACAGGCAGTGGTCTCCTTGTCTTTAGCTGAAGCTGAGTATAAATCTATGAACAAGGTTGTGGCTGAAATCACTTGGGTATGCAGGCTCCTGTCTGATCTTGGAGTTTCTTCTGCTTCTCCTGTTCCCCTTTATTGTGATAGCATCTTCGCCATTCACATTGCCCACAATCCTGTCTTCCATGAGCAGACCAAACACATTGAGTTGAATTGTCATTTTGTATGTACCAAATTTGCTGAAGGTCTCATCAGTTTATCTCACACTTCCAGTGCTTCTCCGCTCGCGGATGTCTTCACTAAACCTCTGTGTGGGCCTtctcatcatctccatattcacAAGTTGGGGTTCTCTcaccctccaacttgagggggatgTTGGGAGTCTAGAGATGGGCTGAAACAAATGTGGTCCAGGCCCAATTATTGTTTATTTATGTGTATTAGATTAGGTCCATTAGtcagtttttctttctttatatATATTGGGCCATGTATATATACAAAAGGACCCTGTTTTGTAATAAACAGACGGTTCATTTTTTGCTCTTCATCAATTAGAAATATCTCGAACTTCCTCTCTATCTTTCCTTAACCCTAAATTCTTCCTCGTCAAATCTGAGAGTGATGACCAATAACAGCAATTAAGATTTGTTTTGCTGATTTTACGCTAATAATGTTGCAAAGACGAGGTCATGAATACCACATGGAAATAAATGTAATTACAATGAACTAATATTTTGCATTTCTAATTCTTTATGGTGACAAAGAATTCACTGTCCTCTATGTTACAACATTGAAGTAGCTGTTCTCTCATATAAATTTTACAACTTTGTTACTCCAAACAAAACAGTAACTCAAAAAGAGATCAAAGCGGGCAAAAAGAAAGACTACATCCTGGCATCGGTCTATCGGGAGCGGCCTCTTTACCATACCACGGTAGAGGTaaagtttgcgtacacactaccctcctcagaccccacttatgaaatttttactttgttgttgttgttgttgttattgttgttgtatataaTGGCATGCAGACTGGTGAAAAAGTTAACTGCATTTGATGAGATATACAGATTTGATTCACTACTATCCAGTAACTAAGTTTGAAGAAATTAGCATGGATACTTAGAAATCACCTTTCAGTGACAAACATAATGCAAAAACTGCATTACACAATGGCCCAAAACCTTTTCCGGCAAAATAAGACTGGTCCCATTTTTCTCTGATCGTCTTCTAGATAATGTAATTGGACGTCCCAAAGAAATTTTGGTGCAAGAACTTGTATACGCGATATGATGGCTTCTTCATCTCTGATAATGATAAATCCCTGCACATCAGTTGACGACAAAATTGAGTTTGATCATAGTTGAAACTTCGAGCATAGGATAGTTTTAGATTGTGTTAAGGTTTATGGAACAATGACAATCAGAAACTTTGTATTCGTTAGTGTATATTCTGAAAGATGGACTCCCTTTCACAGGCAGCATAAAGAGCagcccggtgcacaaagcatcccaCGTTTCcgcagggtccggggaagggccacACTCCAAGAGGGTATGATGTAGGCAGCCTACCCTGATGCAAGCATCAATTGTTGATTCCACCGCTCGGACCCGTGACCTATATGTCACAAGGAGACAACATCACCGTTGTTCCAAGGTTCCCCTTCACTAAGGCAGCATGAAACTAATAATAATCTTGCTTTATGATTATCCCGTATATTTCTGTTTTCCTATGGAGAATTGAGTTTTGCTTCTATTTCACTTCCAATTCTTTGCTCACAGTCTGATGCCTGTTTAATGCATTCAGCATTTCTGTGAACTGATGTAAAGGTGAAGATACCTTTAAATGCTACTACTTTTTAAGAATACATTAATCTTTTGGCAGAAGTCTTCTATACAAGGAACGGACGTCTTGTGAAATATCATGTTTGAACGCACAAGCAATAAGAGTGTGGTTCCATGAAATATCAGGTGTTCAGCTTATGAATTGATTGACATTTTGTAATCTCATAAGCCTCAAAAGTCTGAATGCGATATGCTTACCTGAGGTCGTATAATACGATCCATTTCCAGCATGATATCCTCGACCAAACAACCTTCTTCACGGCCTTTGTAGTGAGAGAGAAGATTATTGGCATGCAATAAATCATAAGAGCGTGGGTATGTGGAGAATGGCTCACACCTACAAATCCCAGTATTGCATCGTTATGGCACCCTTTAACTAGATTAGAACTGTATAAAGTATAAGCTATTAAATAACACCATACCAGTCATGAAAAGTGCCTATAAGACCCCTGTCATAAACGGCAGAAAGGGTGTTGTTCATCGTTACAGGAACTACATTCATCACCCAGACAGGCCATGTACTGAGGGCGACGGCAAATCCACCAAGGGAAGCACTCATGTCCATTACATTACGTATTTCTTTCTCTTCTACATTCATCAGTCTCCAGTAATGGCGAACTTGATCTTGCCAATAAATTGTATCCGCCAAGAACTTTTCACGATCAATACCTACAGAGAATAGATTATAACATGTCACAACTAATGATAGTTACTCAAAGATGAAAGCTCAATATAAGAACTTTTCACGATCAATACCGTATTACATTTTCAGGCATTTTAAGATTGTTGCCAAAACTAAACAACTGAGCCAACAGGATAATTTCTTTATTAATATAACTGCACAAAGGAATAGAATTCACAAACCTAGCCGACTAAGACTTTGTGAATACTCTGAAAGACGTTGTGGCCGAGGCGGTAGTTTCTTTGTATTAGATGATGTGTCACTTAGGGTAATGCAGTTCCTCAGAGGTGTTTTCCATGATGGTTTAAAATCATCCTGAGAATCACATATGTTTACGAGTTTCTCCTCTGCGTTATGCTGGAGACATGAATTATCTTCTTGCTTAATCCATATTGCTGTTTGAACTTCCCGTGCAATGAGCTTCCAGCACATTCCTGAAGTCAGGTTTACTAATTTGTCCCATATCTGTGGAAAATCCTTATCCTTTCTATAAGCTGGTGGAGCTGAATAGACGAAATATCCATCTGATCTTAATAGGCGGTTCACTTCTTTGAGTAGAATACCATCTGCACCAACACCCAGGAAAAAAAATGAACACAGTAACTTCTTTTAGGAAGAGTGTCACTAACGAATATGCAGGACATAATAACAACGACAAACCCAGTGCGGTCCCATATGTGGGTccggagagggtagtgtgtatgcagaccttacctctaccttgtgaaggtagagaggctgtttccgatagccAATGAATATGCAGGGTGTAAAAGCCAAACATTTAGGAAGAGTTTCAAGAGTTTATTGATGATGAGAGCCGCATTTTTACTCCATGAAATAAAAAACCTAAATCCCCTATCGGTTCACTGGTCTAACTTGGAGAAAAAATAGGCCTATTTCAAATAGCAGCAACACATCTAAGTTTAATCTTTTCTTATATAGTGAAGACAACGCTCACCATTTTCATGCCAATCAACTCGACATCTGGAACAATGCACCATCTCAAAAGAGTTACTAGGATATGGTAGCTGCTTTGTTCCTAAAGCAGATATCATAGCACCAATTCCTCGTTCCAAAGCGAACT comes from the Nicotiana sylvestris chromosome 4, ASM39365v2, whole genome shotgun sequence genome and includes:
- the LOC104221155 gene encoding probable methyltransferase PMT7, coding for MGSWINMRAFDWNTGQTIMIALLVMVGSFYTGTLFGQNPSLYLPQQEQEQLQQQQQLSLASNFSSSEFTSGALKFKNKVSLSYRVIPLKIPETGVNVCPLKFNEYIPCHDMSYVKELMPKLDLSRKEELERHCPSVDRRLFCLVPPPTDYKIPIRWPISRDYVWRSNVNHTRLAEVKGGQNWVHEKDQLWWFPGGGTHFKHGAPEYIERLGNMTTNERGDLRSAGVFQVLDVGCGVASFSAYLLPLSIETMSFAPKDGHENQIQFALERGIGAMISALGTKQLPYPSNSFEMVHCSRCRVDWHENDGILLKEVNRLLRSDGYFVYSAPPAYRKDKDFPQIWDKLVNLTSGMCWKLIAREVQTAIWIKQEDNSCLQHNAEEKLVNICDSQDDFKPSWKTPLRNCITLSDTSSNTKKLPPRPQRLSEYSQSLSRLGIDREKFLADTIYWQDQVRHYWRLMNVEEKEIRNVMDMSASLGGFAVALSTWPVWVMNVVPVTMNNTLSAVYDRGLIGTFHDWCEPFSTYPRSYDLLHANNLLSHYKGREEGCLVEDIMLEMDRIIRPQGFIIIRDEEAIISRIQVLAPKFLWDVQLHYLEDDQRKMGPVLFCRKRFWAIV